A genomic segment from Rubrobacter tropicus encodes:
- a CDS encoding YebC/PmpR family DNA-binding transcriptional regulator, translating to MSGHSKWSTIKRKKGAADAKRGALFGKLSKAITVAAREGGGDPEMNPTLALAVQKAKDGNMPNDNIQRAIDKGTGSGADAAAIERITYEGYAPGGVAVLVDVLTDNRNRTASDVRYVFSKNGGKLGTSGSVAYLFERKGIILVPKDDVDEDDLMMAALEAGAEDVEEQEGDYRVVTTPETFTAVREALDEAGISYENAEITMEPQNSIDLDAGTAKQTLRLIDALEENDDVQEVYANFDISDEVMAEVAS from the coding sequence TTGAGCGGTCATAGCAAGTGGTCGACGATCAAGCGCAAGAAAGGGGCCGCCGACGCGAAGCGCGGCGCGCTCTTCGGCAAGCTTTCGAAGGCGATAACCGTGGCGGCGCGCGAGGGTGGGGGCGACCCGGAGATGAACCCGACGCTCGCTTTGGCGGTCCAGAAGGCCAAAGACGGCAACATGCCGAACGACAACATCCAGAGGGCCATAGACAAGGGGACGGGCTCGGGCGCCGACGCGGCCGCCATCGAGAGGATCACCTACGAAGGCTATGCCCCCGGCGGCGTCGCCGTCCTGGTGGACGTCCTCACGGACAACCGCAACCGGACGGCCTCCGACGTGCGCTACGTCTTCTCCAAGAACGGCGGCAAGCTCGGCACCAGCGGCTCCGTGGCCTACCTCTTCGAGCGCAAGGGCATAATCCTGGTGCCGAAGGACGACGTAGACGAGGACGACCTGATGATGGCCGCCCTGGAAGCGGGGGCCGAGGACGTCGAGGAGCAGGAGGGCGACTACCGCGTCGTGACGACGCCCGAGACGTTCACGGCGGTGCGCGAGGCTCTGGACGAGGCCGGCATCTCGTACGAGAACGCCGAGATCACGATGGAGCCCCAGAACAGCATAGACCTCGACGCCGGTACGGCGAAGCAAACCCTGCGCCTCATAGACGCCCTGGAGGAGAACGACGACGTCCAGGAGGTCTACGCCAACTTCGATATAAGCGACGAGGTCATGGCAGAGGTGGCATCTTAG
- a CDS encoding PAS domain S-box protein, which yields MTPLAGDGGCRSVIDELRDGYFEVDLAGNITVVNPALCEILGRPARELEGTNNRAYGDPEDAPKVYAAFNEVYRTGAPNPGFGSRVIRKDGTRRTVETSVSLVRDEKGEAVGFRGILRDVTDRVRVDEELARQVRRNESILNSAGEGIYGLDRAGRVTFVNPVASSMLGYEIEELVGRPMHELTHHTTSDEKPYPSGKCPIYRAITDGTFHRVADEVFWRKDGTSFPVEYASTPIFEGGEAVGAVVTFSDITERKGDEEALRRAEEAYRSLFENATVGIFRTSVDGRILMANTALARMHGYETPGHLLAGVDGAGQLYADPVRRDEFVRLLSREGEVSGFEVEGRKKNGAAFWISLTAWAVRDEDGSVVGFEGRAEDVSERKKVEDELRSAHQELNSHFENSPVGVVEWDKDLRVLRWSGGAERIFGWGADEVVGQTIGGDLRFIHEQDEEEVGAVVTRLLDGEDRVVFSNRNYRKDGSVLDCEWYNSVLRDESGGVLSVMSLVLDVTARERANREARELANYSRTIVETTPDALTAVDLEGKITDTNAAMQEVTGLRRDELIGSSIFSYFPEPERGVRGLEAVLTHGSLRDFPLEIRHRDGRITPVLYNAAALRDAGGEVIGALGSARDVTERRRAEAELKEAKEDAESASRAKSGFLASMSHEIRTPMNGVIGMAELLAGTNLDPEQREYAETVRSSGEALLTIINDILDFSKIEAGKMRLEVIDFDLGGVIEETVGLLSGRAREKGIGLEFLLEPGLPTALRGDPGRIRQILTNLTGNAIKFTEQGRVALRVRLIGEEAERVAVRFEVSDTGIGMTEEQRGDLFRAFFQADVSTTRRYGGTGLGLAISRQLVELMGGEIGVESEYGVGSTFWFILPLGKQSKVVPVAPRPREELRGLRALVVGGDVSNRRILQRQLRSWGMDGGAAEDGPRALAELRSAARGERPYDVALLDVTGPGADRIKLAREIKIDPKISSTRLLLLVSSGRPGDGRRAAEAGIEAYLTKPVRQSELYDTLATVLGNFSESTEGRKEAYLVTRHSVREGRSGAGARVLLVEDNAVNQRVAMRMLEKLGYRVELAADGVEALEALAKKHYAAVLMDVQMPNMDGYEATAEIRGREGPAGHTPIIAMTANAMRGDREKALEAGMDDYVPKPVRSEDLDATLSRWVVPDREGPEGVADDGSADPSPEEAEVLDRAVISSLRGLQGEGDPDIVAELATMFLEDASERLLELRKAIRQGDAEKVASVSHALKGASGNLGAKRVFALCQEFEEMGNSGVLAGASGRIGRLEVEVTRARAELEEISRVEEEPG from the coding sequence GTGACCCCTCTAGCGGGCGACGGGGGTTGCCGTTCGGTGATCGACGAGTTGAGGGATGGCTACTTCGAGGTCGACCTGGCCGGCAACATTACCGTCGTCAACCCGGCGTTGTGCGAGATACTGGGGCGACCCGCCAGGGAGTTGGAGGGAACCAACAACCGCGCCTACGGTGATCCCGAGGACGCGCCGAAAGTCTACGCAGCCTTCAACGAAGTCTACAGGACGGGCGCACCCAACCCCGGTTTCGGCTCGCGGGTAATAAGAAAGGACGGGACCAGGCGGACCGTCGAAACCTCCGTGAGCCTCGTGAGGGACGAGAAGGGGGAAGCCGTCGGTTTCAGGGGCATCCTGCGCGACGTCACGGACCGGGTGCGTGTGGATGAGGAGCTCGCGCGGCAGGTCCGCCGGAACGAGTCGATCCTGAACTCGGCGGGTGAGGGTATCTACGGCCTCGACCGCGCGGGCAGAGTCACGTTCGTCAACCCGGTCGCGTCCTCGATGCTCGGCTACGAAATCGAAGAGCTGGTAGGGCGGCCCATGCACGAGCTCACGCACCACACCACGTCCGACGAGAAGCCGTACCCCTCCGGGAAGTGCCCGATCTACAGGGCGATCACGGACGGGACGTTCCACCGCGTCGCCGATGAGGTTTTCTGGCGCAAGGACGGAACGAGCTTCCCGGTCGAGTACGCGAGCACGCCTATCTTCGAGGGAGGGGAGGCCGTCGGCGCCGTGGTGACCTTCTCCGACATCACCGAACGCAAGGGGGATGAGGAGGCGTTGAGGAGGGCTGAGGAAGCCTACCGCTCCCTCTTCGAGAACGCCACCGTGGGCATCTTCCGGACGAGCGTCGACGGTCGGATCCTGATGGCCAACACGGCGCTGGCCCGCATGCACGGATATGAGACGCCGGGGCATCTCTTGGCAGGCGTCGACGGCGCCGGGCAACTCTACGCGGACCCGGTCCGGCGCGACGAATTCGTCCGACTGCTCTCCCGCGAGGGCGAGGTCTCGGGGTTCGAGGTGGAGGGAAGAAAGAAGAACGGCGCCGCTTTCTGGATCTCGCTAACCGCCTGGGCCGTGCGGGACGAGGACGGCTCCGTGGTCGGTTTCGAGGGCAGGGCCGAGGACGTCTCCGAGCGAAAAAAGGTCGAGGACGAACTCCGCTCGGCCCACCAGGAGCTGAATTCCCACTTCGAGAACTCCCCGGTCGGCGTGGTCGAATGGGACAAAGATCTGCGCGTACTTCGTTGGTCCGGGGGGGCGGAGAGGATCTTCGGGTGGGGCGCTGATGAAGTGGTCGGCCAGACCATCGGAGGCGACCTGCGCTTCATCCACGAGCAAGACGAAGAGGAGGTTGGCGCCGTCGTCACCCGCCTGCTCGACGGTGAGGACCGCGTGGTCTTCTCCAACCGCAACTACCGCAAAGACGGCTCGGTACTCGACTGCGAATGGTACAACTCCGTCCTCAGGGACGAGTCGGGCGGGGTGCTCTCCGTCATGTCGCTGGTCCTCGACGTCACCGCGCGAGAGCGGGCGAACAGGGAAGCCAGGGAGCTGGCCAACTACAGCCGCACCATCGTCGAAACAACCCCGGACGCGCTGACAGCGGTCGACCTCGAAGGAAAGATTACAGATACCAACGCCGCCATGCAGGAGGTGACCGGTCTGCGCAGGGACGAGCTGATCGGCTCCAGCATCTTCTCCTATTTCCCTGAGCCGGAGCGGGGGGTCAGGGGACTTGAGGCGGTCCTGACCCACGGTTCGCTGCGGGACTTTCCGCTAGAGATCCGCCACCGCGACGGACGGATTACGCCCGTTCTGTACAACGCCGCAGCCTTACGGGACGCGGGTGGCGAGGTGATCGGCGCGCTGGGCTCGGCGCGCGACGTCACCGAGCGCAGGCGGGCCGAGGCGGAGCTGAAGGAGGCCAAGGAGGATGCCGAGTCGGCCAGCAGGGCCAAGAGCGGGTTTTTGGCCAGCATGAGCCACGAGATCAGGACGCCGATGAACGGCGTCATCGGCATGGCCGAGCTACTCGCCGGCACGAACCTCGACCCCGAGCAACGCGAGTACGCCGAAACCGTCCGCTCTTCTGGGGAAGCGCTGCTCACGATCATCAACGACATCCTGGACTTCTCCAAGATAGAGGCTGGCAAGATGCGCCTCGAGGTCATCGATTTCGACCTTGGGGGCGTGATCGAGGAGACCGTGGGGCTCCTGTCCGGGCGCGCTCGCGAGAAGGGGATCGGGTTGGAGTTCCTCTTGGAGCCTGGCCTGCCCACGGCCCTCAGGGGAGACCCCGGCCGCATAAGGCAGATTCTCACCAACCTTACCGGGAACGCCATTAAATTTACCGAGCAAGGCCGGGTTGCGCTGCGGGTTCGCCTCATCGGGGAGGAAGCCGAGAGGGTGGCGGTGCGCTTTGAGGTCTCGGACACCGGGATCGGCATGACGGAAGAGCAAAGGGGCGACCTCTTCCGGGCTTTTTTCCAGGCCGACGTTTCGACCACCCGCCGCTACGGCGGGACGGGACTCGGCCTGGCAATCTCCAGGCAGCTCGTCGAGCTGATGGGTGGCGAGATAGGCGTCGAGAGCGAGTACGGCGTGGGCAGCACCTTCTGGTTTATCTTGCCGCTGGGCAAACAGTCGAAGGTGGTGCCGGTCGCACCGCGACCCCGGGAGGAGCTCCGAGGCCTGCGCGCCCTCGTCGTGGGCGGCGACGTCTCGAACCGCCGCATCCTCCAACGTCAACTCCGCTCGTGGGGTATGGACGGTGGCGCCGCCGAAGACGGCCCGCGGGCGCTGGCGGAACTGCGCTCCGCCGCCCGGGGCGAGAGGCCGTACGACGTGGCCCTGCTCGACGTCACTGGCCCCGGCGCCGACCGCATCAAACTCGCGCGGGAGATCAAGATCGACCCCAAGATCTCCTCGACCCGTCTCCTGCTCCTAGTCTCGTCGGGGCGCCCGGGCGATGGGCGGCGGGCGGCGGAAGCGGGAATAGAGGCATACCTGACGAAGCCGGTAAGGCAATCGGAGCTCTACGATACCCTGGCGACGGTGTTGGGCAACTTTTCAGAGTCCACTGAAGGGCGGAAGGAAGCGTACCTCGTCACCCGCCACTCCGTTCGCGAGGGAAGGTCCGGGGCGGGGGCCAGAGTGCTGCTAGTCGAGGACAATGCCGTAAATCAGCGGGTGGCCATGCGGATGCTGGAGAAGCTCGGTTACCGGGTGGAACTCGCCGCAGACGGTGTCGAAGCCCTCGAAGCGCTCGCGAAGAAACACTACGCCGCGGTCCTGATGGACGTGCAGATGCCGAACATGGACGGCTACGAGGCCACGGCCGAGATCCGGGGCCGCGAAGGGCCCGCGGGTCACACCCCGATCATCGCCATGACCGCGAACGCGATGCGGGGCGATCGGGAGAAGGCGCTGGAAGCGGGCATGGATGACTACGTCCCAAAGCCGGTCAGGTCCGAAGATCTGGACGCAACCCTCTCCCGCTGGGTTGTGCCGGATCGCGAGGGCCCGGAAGGGGTTGCGGACGACGGGTCCGCAGATCCTTCTCCCGAAGAGGCGGAGGTACTCGACCGGGCGGTGATCTCATCCCTGCGCGGGCTGCAGGGGGAGGGGGACCCAGACATTGTCGCGGAGTTGGCGACGATGTTCCTGGAGGACGCCTCCGAGCGCCTCTTGGAGCTTCGGAAGGCCATCCGCCAGGGGGATGCCGAAAAGGTCGCATCGGTTTCGCACGCGCTCAAGGGTGCGAGTGGTAACTTGGGTGCCAAGCGTGTCTTTGCCCTCTGCCAGGAGTTCGAGGAGATGGGGAACTCCGGCGTTCTGGCCGGAGCCTCCGGGCGCATCGGACGGCTGGAGGTCGAGGTCACGCGGGCCCGCGCCGAGCTGGAAGAGATCTCGCGCGTCGAGGAGGAGCCCGGGTAG
- a CDS encoding excalibur calcium-binding domain-containing protein, with product MAVDFVVANGSGSPVTVRPEALLEDDAGGTHRPEQPLEAVELDGGQSRASTLFFAVPNGITPERLGVRLGGGEARLDLLSDARDEIPPDDHLRVYHLYFKQKAYEEAYEMYDPGTTQGVTLGDWLSFYEPLWGSRYLSLDSLTRVFVGPDEASFEMDRTFYARDGEPVADPVLNAPVLQDMVKTEEGWRLVMGEDLVADIVAEVPRFTPPPDEPPPEDGEQETTASETTAPEATPERTGITPQETTAGGTTTASPAGDYSCSDFRTQEEAQLYLAPGDPYVLDPDGNGLACETLP from the coding sequence GTGGCGGTCGACTTCGTGGTCGCGAACGGTTCGGGATCTCCCGTCACGGTCCGGCCCGAGGCCTTGCTGGAGGACGACGCGGGAGGAACCCATCGGCCCGAACAGCCCCTGGAGGCGGTGGAGTTGGACGGGGGGCAGAGCCGCGCTTCGACCCTGTTCTTCGCCGTCCCCAATGGCATCACGCCGGAACGCCTCGGGGTCCGACTGGGCGGCGGGGAGGCGAGGCTCGACCTGCTCTCTGATGCGCGGGACGAGATCCCACCGGACGACCACCTGCGCGTCTACCATCTGTATTTCAAGCAGAAGGCGTACGAAGAGGCCTACGAGATGTACGATCCGGGCACCACGCAGGGCGTTACCCTCGGCGACTGGCTCTCCTTCTACGAACCGCTCTGGGGCAGCCGCTACCTGAGCCTCGACTCCCTGACGCGCGTGTTCGTCGGCCCGGACGAGGCTTCCTTCGAGATGGACCGGACCTTCTACGCCAGGGACGGGGAGCCCGTGGCCGACCCGGTCCTCAACGCGCCCGTCTTGCAAGACATGGTCAAGACCGAAGAAGGGTGGAGGCTCGTCATGGGCGAAGACCTCGTCGCGGACATCGTCGCCGAAGTCCCCCGCTTCACGCCCCCGCCCGACGAGCCCCCGCCGGAGGACGGGGAGCAAGAGACGACGGCATCCGAGACCACCGCACCGGAGGCTACGCCCGAAAGGACCGGGATCACGCCCCAGGAGACGACGGCGGGCGGCACGACGACCGCTTCCCCGGCCGGCGACTACTCCTGCTCGGACTTCCGGACGCAGGAGGAGGCTCAGTTGTACCTGGCGCCCGGCGACCCGTACGTTCTGGACCCCGACGGCAACGGGCTGGCCTGCGAGACTTTGCCGTAG
- the ruvC gene encoding crossover junction endodeoxyribonuclease RuvC produces MLVATGRGQTILGIDPGTATMGWGVIRQEGSRLRYVQHGAITTPSTWEMPRRLGRLFDGVTQLVGGYVPDTVAVEELFFNTNVTTAITVGQARGVALLAAYRAGIEVAEYTPLQVKQAITSYGRADKRQVQEMVRALLNLREIPRPDDAADGLAIAITHAFSSRMPGKVGVGK; encoded by the coding sequence ATGCTCGTGGCGACCGGCAGGGGACAGACCATTCTCGGGATAGATCCCGGCACGGCGACTATGGGGTGGGGCGTGATCCGGCAGGAGGGAAGCCGGCTGCGCTACGTCCAGCACGGGGCGATCACGACGCCATCGACCTGGGAGATGCCGCGGCGGCTGGGCCGACTCTTCGACGGCGTCACGCAACTGGTCGGGGGATACGTGCCGGATACCGTGGCCGTCGAGGAGCTCTTCTTCAACACGAACGTGACCACCGCGATCACGGTCGGGCAGGCCCGGGGGGTGGCTCTGTTGGCCGCTTACCGGGCCGGGATCGAGGTGGCCGAGTACACGCCGCTTCAGGTCAAGCAGGCGATCACGTCCTACGGCCGGGCCGACAAGCGCCAGGTGCAGGAGATGGTCCGGGCGTTGTTGAACCTGCGCGAGATCCCACGCCCCGACGACGCCGCCGACGGCCTCGCCATCGCCATTACCCACGCCTTTTCGAGCAGGATGCCCGGAAAGGTGGGGGTGGGGAAATAG
- the ruvA gene encoding Holliday junction branch migration protein RuvA → MIYRLRGTLVEKDTEGVVIDVGGVGYRASASQGTLRALPSLGEECVIHTRMVVREDAMLLFGFAGRDERSAFDALTAVSKVGPKLALSVLSTMTPPEVSEAVARGDVVKLASVPGLGKKTAERLVLELRGKDLAVFGAEPAVASNGGGGPFMEARDALAALGYRLEEAEKALNDVPPQTSVEKYIKEALRRIGSRR, encoded by the coding sequence ATGATTTACAGGCTCAGAGGAACGCTGGTGGAGAAGGATACGGAGGGCGTCGTCATAGACGTCGGCGGCGTCGGCTACCGGGCCTCGGCGTCTCAGGGGACGCTGCGGGCGCTGCCCTCCCTCGGCGAAGAGTGCGTCATACACACCCGCATGGTCGTCCGGGAGGACGCGATGCTGTTGTTCGGGTTCGCGGGGCGCGACGAGCGCTCGGCTTTCGACGCGTTGACGGCGGTGAGCAAGGTCGGGCCGAAGCTCGCGCTCTCGGTGCTTTCGACGATGACGCCTCCAGAGGTCTCGGAGGCCGTGGCGAGGGGCGACGTGGTGAAGCTCGCCTCGGTGCCGGGCCTCGGGAAGAAGACGGCCGAGAGGCTCGTGCTGGAGCTTCGGGGTAAGGATCTCGCCGTCTTCGGGGCGGAGCCGGCGGTGGCGAGCAACGGTGGCGGCGGTCCGTTCATGGAGGCCAGGGACGCGCTCGCCGCGCTCGGGTACAGGCTCGAGGAGGCGGAGAAGGCGCTCAACGACGTGCCGCCGCAGACGTCGGTCGAGAAATACATAAAGGAGGCGCTACGGCGGATAGGGAGCAGGCGCTAG
- the ruvB gene encoding Holliday junction branch migration DNA helicase RuvB produces MEEMDDFTVRDDGLPEDITGAAGPIGPIGPPEEHALDPEAFAEDDEPQLRPGSLDEFVGQEALKQNLRIFVEAAKQRGEPLDHVLFAGPPGLGKTSLCRILAGEMGVNLHTTSGPSLERAGDMAAILTNLEEGDFLFIDEIHRLNRQIEEVLYPAMEDYAMDIVLGQGPSARTIRMDLERFTLVGATTRTGLMTKPLLDRFGVTETLDYYRPQDLQKIVVRAARILDIPITDDGASQLAKRSRGTPRVANRLLKRVRDYAQVVGEGHIDEETANAALEMQGVDVLGLDRADRNYLGLVIEKFDGGPVGVGTISVALGEARDTVEDVYEPYLLQSGLIQRTSRGRIATHRAYDHLGVPSPNSR; encoded by the coding sequence GTGGAAGAGATGGACGACTTCACCGTGCGCGACGACGGGTTGCCGGAAGATATTACCGGGGCGGCGGGTCCCATCGGCCCCATCGGGCCGCCCGAGGAGCACGCGCTCGACCCGGAGGCCTTCGCCGAGGACGACGAGCCGCAGCTCAGGCCCGGTTCGCTCGACGAGTTCGTCGGGCAGGAAGCGCTCAAGCAGAACCTCAGGATCTTCGTGGAGGCCGCCAAGCAGCGCGGCGAGCCGCTGGACCACGTGCTGTTCGCGGGGCCTCCGGGGCTCGGCAAGACGTCGCTGTGCCGCATCCTCGCCGGGGAGATGGGCGTCAACCTGCACACGACGAGCGGGCCTAGCCTGGAACGGGCCGGGGACATGGCGGCCATTCTCACGAACCTAGAAGAGGGCGACTTCCTGTTTATAGACGAGATCCACCGCCTCAACCGCCAGATCGAGGAGGTTCTCTATCCCGCGATGGAGGACTACGCCATGGACATCGTGCTTGGTCAGGGGCCCTCGGCGCGCACCATCAGGATGGACCTCGAGCGATTCACCCTCGTCGGGGCGACCACGCGCACGGGCCTGATGACCAAGCCGCTGCTCGACCGGTTCGGTGTAACGGAGACCCTCGACTACTACCGGCCCCAGGACCTGCAGAAGATCGTGGTCCGGGCGGCCAGGATCCTGGATATTCCGATCACGGACGACGGCGCTTCTCAGCTCGCCAAACGGAGCCGGGGGACGCCGCGCGTGGCCAACCGCCTGCTCAAGCGGGTCAGGGACTACGCGCAGGTCGTGGGAGAGGGACACATCGACGAGGAGACGGCAAACGCGGCGCTCGAGATGCAGGGTGTGGACGTGCTCGGGCTCGACCGGGCCGACCGCAACTACCTGGGCCTCGTAATAGAGAAGTTCGACGGGGGGCCCGTCGGGGTCGGGACGATCTCCGTCGCGCTTGGCGAGGCGCGGGACACGGTCGAGGACGTCTACGAGCCCTACCTGTTGCAGAGCGGCCTGATCCAACGCACCAGCCGGGGCCGGATCGCTACCCACCGGGCCTACGACCACCTGGGCGTCCCCTCCCCAAACTCCAGGTAG